A genome region from Sebastes umbrosus isolate fSebUmb1 chromosome 22, fSebUmb1.pri, whole genome shotgun sequence includes the following:
- the LOC119482061 gene encoding GRB2-associated-binding protein 1-like isoform X2: MSGAAGEVVCEGWLRKSPPEKKLRRYAWKRRWFVLRSGRLSGEPDVLQYFKNQQSRRPIRTINLNLCEQVDAGLTFTKKELESSFVFDLRTEERTWYLVAESEEDMNRWVSSICLLCGFNPTDDVPERPPVSGSSSVTAMTPTSGTAAVATVAGLLPPPYDPVNVRNLEPDGNAEEDYLWLSHCQSHIGPPLGSSTSLETDYTDNPPPSATSSSSSSSSSPSLLPNGLPLPSSSSSSSSSGFRTAPWTVASMTGPFSQSPDASTTSDLQRQAGRPRCHPSPHPRKHSLDFHLRPVAIPLSDDTLSAVHPNTHSNTTSGYQIPRPASTTQPRPPRRPSSTPSVDSLTQAELHASTPTPPPRPPKPQTIAAQGESSAVGTWPATLPRSSAEPERRDGYVEGGAGGVPRSNTITAPGRTQTGCESFYIPRSLSDRASMFEFSESFNSYFFNKGMVPLGSVCSEDDDVDENYVPMSAATTEPPVAPRVPPHPPSDPSVQLQDANYVPMTPLTPSLPVHPIPATGDLASLGRQVPPPAHMGFRNSPLASGTPLTPPLRRNTVNTGGGVETMPPPIHRNLKPQRRGVCVGQPAERTDVQTAAESTHKTRVKPAPLDITPVQQDWQEVPPPVRSPVTRTFTRDPSSRPSVRPTSAHSSSPSSDSDDTEESYVAMTTAPSLSFSAGEPSLRLMLHRASEGGVSSPVLRRAKGDKQVEYLDLDLHTGRSTPTRQKRCTAEGGGDGSEQAGAGEERARGERTRVDYVVVDPKRTKALRSTREAWHDGRMSTEKEK; the protein is encoded by the exons GCGTGGAAGCGGCGTTGGTTCGTGCTGCGGAGCGGTCGGCTAAGCGGGGAGCCCGACGTCCTGCAGTACTTCAAGAACCAGCAGTCCCGCCGGCCAATCAGGACCATCAACCTGAACCTGTGTGAACAG GTGGACGCCGGCCTGACGTTTACCAAGAAGGAGCTGGAGAGCAGCTTCGTTTTCGACCTGAGGACGGAGGAGAGGACCTGGTACCTGGTGGCCGAGTCTGAGGAGGACATGAACCGCTGGGTGTCCTCCATCTGTCTGCTCTGTGGCTTCAACCCCACcgacgacg TCCCGGAGAGACCTCCCGTCTCCGGCTCGTCCTCCGTCACAGCGATGACCCCGACCAGTGGCACTGCCGCCGTTGCCACGGTAGCAGGGTTACTCCCACCCCCCTATGACCCAGTGAATGTGCGAAACCTGGAGCCCGATGGAAATGCAGAAGAAGATTACCTGTGGCTATCACACTGCCAGAGTCACAttgg GCCTCCTTTAGGTTCCTCCACTTCTCTTGAAACTGACTACACCGACAACCCTCCTCCCTccgccacctcctcctcctcttcctcttcctcctctccttccctgcTTCCCAACGGCCTCCCActtccatcctcctcttcctcctcctcttcttccggCTTTAGGACAGCCCCTTGGACAGTTGCTTCCATGACAGGCCCTTTCAGCCAGTCTCCGGATGCCAGcacgacctctgacctccagagaCAAGCCGGCAGACCTCGTTGTCACCCCTCTCCGCATCCCAGGAAGCACTCCCTGGACTTCCACCTGCGACCCGTGGCGATACCTCTCAGTGACGATACACTCTCCGCCGTGCATCCAAATACGCACTCCAACACCACCAGTGGTTACCAGATCCCTCGTCCGGCGTCCACCACGCAACCGCGACCCCCTCGCCGCCCATCCTCTACCCCCAGTGTGGACTCCCTGACCCAGGCGGAGCTCCACGCCTCCACCCCGACTCCACCTCCACGCCCACCCAAGCCCCAGACCATCGCGGCCCAGGGAGAGAGCTCGGCTGTGGGCACGTGGCCTGCCACACTCCCCCGCTCCAGCGCAGAGCCGGAGAGGAGGGATGGATATGTGGAGGGAGGGGCAGGAGGTGTGCCGAGGAGCAACACTATCACAGCACCAGGACGCACACAGACGG gttgTGAGTCTTTTTACATCCCTCGGTCTCTGTCCGACAGAGCGAGCATGTTTGAGTTCAGCGAGAGCTTCAACAGCTACTTT TTTAATAAAGGCATGGTGCCGCTGGGTAGTGTTTGCTCTGAAGATGATGATGTGGACGAAAACTATGTTCCCATGAGCGCCGCCACCACTGAGCCTCCTGTTGCACCGAG GGTGCCTCCACATCCTCCCTCTGACCCCTCTGTCCAGCTCCAGGATGCCAACTACGTCCCCATGACCCCCCTCACCCCTTCCCTTCCCGTTCACCCCATCCCTGCCACAGGTGACCTGGCGTCCCTGGGGAGGCAAGTCCCCCCACCCGCCCACATGGGTTTTCGTAACTCCCCCCTGGCTTCCGGCACTCCCCTCACCCCGCCGCTCCGGAGGAACACCGTGAACACCGGCGGCGGGGTGGAGACCATGCCCCCTCCGATCCACCGCAACCTGAAACCACAACGCAGAG GAGTTTGTGTCGGTCAGCCTGCAGAGAGAACGGACGTCCAGACTGCTGCAGAGTCCACACACAAAACCAGAG TGAAACCAGCTCCTCTGGACATCACTCCAGTGCAGCAGGACTGGCAGGAAGTCCCGCCCCCGGTCCGCTCGCCTGTCACTCGAACCTTCACACGAGA tccgTCCAGTCGTCCGTCAGTCAGGCCGACCTCTGCTCACAGCTCGTCTCCCTCCTCCGACTCTGATGACACAGAGGAAAGCTACGTCGCCATGACGACGGCCCCCAGCCTCAGTTTCAGCGCCGGGGAGCCG TCTCTGAGGCTCATGCTGCACCGGGCCTCAGAGGGCGGCGTCAGCAGCCCGGTGCTACGGCGAGCCAAAGGCGACAAACAGGTGGAgtacctggacctggacctccACACCGGGCGATCCACTCCAACGAGACAG AAACGCTGCACGGCAGAAGGTGGAGGCGACGGCAGTGAGCAGGCCGGAGCAGGCGAGGAGCGTGCACGGGGCGAGCGTACGCGTGTGGACTACGTGGTGGTGGACCCCAAAAGAACCAAGGCCCTGAGGAGCACCAGAGAAGCATGGCATGATGGGAGGATGTCCACGGAGAAGGAGAAATGA
- the LOC119482061 gene encoding GRB2-associated-binding protein 1-like isoform X1: protein MSGAAGEVVCEGWLRKSPPEKKLRRYAWKRRWFVLRSGRLSGEPDVLQYFKNQQSRRPIRTINLNLCEQVDAGLTFTKKELESSFVFDLRTEERTWYLVAESEEDMNRWVSSICLLCGFNPTDDGTTETEGGKKVPERPPVSGSSSVTAMTPTSGTAAVATVAGLLPPPYDPVNVRNLEPDGNAEEDYLWLSHCQSHIGPPLGSSTSLETDYTDNPPPSATSSSSSSSSSPSLLPNGLPLPSSSSSSSSSGFRTAPWTVASMTGPFSQSPDASTTSDLQRQAGRPRCHPSPHPRKHSLDFHLRPVAIPLSDDTLSAVHPNTHSNTTSGYQIPRPASTTQPRPPRRPSSTPSVDSLTQAELHASTPTPPPRPPKPQTIAAQGESSAVGTWPATLPRSSAEPERRDGYVEGGAGGVPRSNTITAPGRTQTGCESFYIPRSLSDRASMFEFSESFNSYFFNKGMVPLGSVCSEDDDVDENYVPMSAATTEPPVAPRVPPHPPSDPSVQLQDANYVPMTPLTPSLPVHPIPATGDLASLGRQVPPPAHMGFRNSPLASGTPLTPPLRRNTVNTGGGVETMPPPIHRNLKPQRRGVCVGQPAERTDVQTAAESTHKTRVKPAPLDITPVQQDWQEVPPPVRSPVTRTFTRDPSSRPSVRPTSAHSSSPSSDSDDTEESYVAMTTAPSLSFSAGEPSLRLMLHRASEGGVSSPVLRRAKGDKQVEYLDLDLHTGRSTPTRQKRCTAEGGGDGSEQAGAGEERARGERTRVDYVVVDPKRTKALRSTREAWHDGRMSTEKEK from the exons GCGTGGAAGCGGCGTTGGTTCGTGCTGCGGAGCGGTCGGCTAAGCGGGGAGCCCGACGTCCTGCAGTACTTCAAGAACCAGCAGTCCCGCCGGCCAATCAGGACCATCAACCTGAACCTGTGTGAACAG GTGGACGCCGGCCTGACGTTTACCAAGAAGGAGCTGGAGAGCAGCTTCGTTTTCGACCTGAGGACGGAGGAGAGGACCTGGTACCTGGTGGCCGAGTCTGAGGAGGACATGAACCGCTGGGTGTCCTCCATCTGTCTGCTCTGTGGCTTCAACCCCACcgacgacggtacgacggagacagagggagggaagaaag TCCCGGAGAGACCTCCCGTCTCCGGCTCGTCCTCCGTCACAGCGATGACCCCGACCAGTGGCACTGCCGCCGTTGCCACGGTAGCAGGGTTACTCCCACCCCCCTATGACCCAGTGAATGTGCGAAACCTGGAGCCCGATGGAAATGCAGAAGAAGATTACCTGTGGCTATCACACTGCCAGAGTCACAttgg GCCTCCTTTAGGTTCCTCCACTTCTCTTGAAACTGACTACACCGACAACCCTCCTCCCTccgccacctcctcctcctcttcctcttcctcctctccttccctgcTTCCCAACGGCCTCCCActtccatcctcctcttcctcctcctcttcttccggCTTTAGGACAGCCCCTTGGACAGTTGCTTCCATGACAGGCCCTTTCAGCCAGTCTCCGGATGCCAGcacgacctctgacctccagagaCAAGCCGGCAGACCTCGTTGTCACCCCTCTCCGCATCCCAGGAAGCACTCCCTGGACTTCCACCTGCGACCCGTGGCGATACCTCTCAGTGACGATACACTCTCCGCCGTGCATCCAAATACGCACTCCAACACCACCAGTGGTTACCAGATCCCTCGTCCGGCGTCCACCACGCAACCGCGACCCCCTCGCCGCCCATCCTCTACCCCCAGTGTGGACTCCCTGACCCAGGCGGAGCTCCACGCCTCCACCCCGACTCCACCTCCACGCCCACCCAAGCCCCAGACCATCGCGGCCCAGGGAGAGAGCTCGGCTGTGGGCACGTGGCCTGCCACACTCCCCCGCTCCAGCGCAGAGCCGGAGAGGAGGGATGGATATGTGGAGGGAGGGGCAGGAGGTGTGCCGAGGAGCAACACTATCACAGCACCAGGACGCACACAGACGG gttgTGAGTCTTTTTACATCCCTCGGTCTCTGTCCGACAGAGCGAGCATGTTTGAGTTCAGCGAGAGCTTCAACAGCTACTTT TTTAATAAAGGCATGGTGCCGCTGGGTAGTGTTTGCTCTGAAGATGATGATGTGGACGAAAACTATGTTCCCATGAGCGCCGCCACCACTGAGCCTCCTGTTGCACCGAG GGTGCCTCCACATCCTCCCTCTGACCCCTCTGTCCAGCTCCAGGATGCCAACTACGTCCCCATGACCCCCCTCACCCCTTCCCTTCCCGTTCACCCCATCCCTGCCACAGGTGACCTGGCGTCCCTGGGGAGGCAAGTCCCCCCACCCGCCCACATGGGTTTTCGTAACTCCCCCCTGGCTTCCGGCACTCCCCTCACCCCGCCGCTCCGGAGGAACACCGTGAACACCGGCGGCGGGGTGGAGACCATGCCCCCTCCGATCCACCGCAACCTGAAACCACAACGCAGAG GAGTTTGTGTCGGTCAGCCTGCAGAGAGAACGGACGTCCAGACTGCTGCAGAGTCCACACACAAAACCAGAG TGAAACCAGCTCCTCTGGACATCACTCCAGTGCAGCAGGACTGGCAGGAAGTCCCGCCCCCGGTCCGCTCGCCTGTCACTCGAACCTTCACACGAGA tccgTCCAGTCGTCCGTCAGTCAGGCCGACCTCTGCTCACAGCTCGTCTCCCTCCTCCGACTCTGATGACACAGAGGAAAGCTACGTCGCCATGACGACGGCCCCCAGCCTCAGTTTCAGCGCCGGGGAGCCG TCTCTGAGGCTCATGCTGCACCGGGCCTCAGAGGGCGGCGTCAGCAGCCCGGTGCTACGGCGAGCCAAAGGCGACAAACAGGTGGAgtacctggacctggacctccACACCGGGCGATCCACTCCAACGAGACAG AAACGCTGCACGGCAGAAGGTGGAGGCGACGGCAGTGAGCAGGCCGGAGCAGGCGAGGAGCGTGCACGGGGCGAGCGTACGCGTGTGGACTACGTGGTGGTGGACCCCAAAAGAACCAAGGCCCTGAGGAGCACCAGAGAAGCATGGCATGATGGGAGGATGTCCACGGAGAAGGAGAAATGA
- the LOC119482075 gene encoding uncharacterized protein LOC119482075 isoform X1 gives MCLSMQELEFSFPQIREKMICRILLLISLTSCVSGMFEPQNTALKHQAAEGNNITVEWRFSARTDISVPSLKIHCVFVLGLKVFYHLDNSVNESLHEQFAGRTQCDKDALRTGRVRLHLSRVRTNDSGLYLCRMATGFGRKVKQFSLNITAAVDEPVTMTTKPVPAITIPVPPSRERICFYVVLGLAAAAAAAVLAASCSTL, from the exons ATGTGTTTGTCCATGCAGGAGCTGGAGTTCTCATTTCCCCAGATCAG GGAGAAGATGATCTGCAGGATCCTGCTGCTCATCAGCCTGACCTCCTGTGTCTCTG GGATGTTTGAGCCTCAGAACACGGCTCTGAAGCATCAGGCAGCGGAGGGCAATAACATCACAGTTGAATGGAGATTCTCCGCCAGAACCGACATTTCCGTCCCCTCGCTTAAGatacactgtgtgtttgtgttggggCTGAAGGTTTTCTACCATCTGGACAACAGTGTCAACGAGTCTCTGCACGAGCAGTTTGCAGGACGGACGCAGTGTGACAAAGACGCTCTCAGAACGGGCCGTGTCCGGCTTCATCTGTCCAGAGTCAGGACTAATGACTCGGGGCTGTACCTCTGTAGGATGGCCACTGGATTTGGCAGGAAGGTTAAACAGTTCTCACTCAACATCACTG CAGCCGTTGACGAGCCCGTAACCATGACAACAAAACCAGTACCAGCGATAACAATACCAGTACCACCGAGCCGAGAGAGAATCTGCTTCTATGTTGTACTGggactggcagcagcagcagcagcagctgtactGGCCGCCAGTTGCTCtactttataa
- the LOC119482075 gene encoding uncharacterized protein LOC119482075 isoform X2 has translation MICRILLLISLTSCVSGMFEPQNTALKHQAAEGNNITVEWRFSARTDISVPSLKIHCVFVLGLKVFYHLDNSVNESLHEQFAGRTQCDKDALRTGRVRLHLSRVRTNDSGLYLCRMATGFGRKVKQFSLNITAAVDEPVTMTTKPVPAITIPVPPSRERICFYVVLGLAAAAAAAVLAASCSTL, from the exons ATGATCTGCAGGATCCTGCTGCTCATCAGCCTGACCTCCTGTGTCTCTG GGATGTTTGAGCCTCAGAACACGGCTCTGAAGCATCAGGCAGCGGAGGGCAATAACATCACAGTTGAATGGAGATTCTCCGCCAGAACCGACATTTCCGTCCCCTCGCTTAAGatacactgtgtgtttgtgttggggCTGAAGGTTTTCTACCATCTGGACAACAGTGTCAACGAGTCTCTGCACGAGCAGTTTGCAGGACGGACGCAGTGTGACAAAGACGCTCTCAGAACGGGCCGTGTCCGGCTTCATCTGTCCAGAGTCAGGACTAATGACTCGGGGCTGTACCTCTGTAGGATGGCCACTGGATTTGGCAGGAAGGTTAAACAGTTCTCACTCAACATCACTG CAGCCGTTGACGAGCCCGTAACCATGACAACAAAACCAGTACCAGCGATAACAATACCAGTACCACCGAGCCGAGAGAGAATCTGCTTCTATGTTGTACTGggactggcagcagcagcagcagcagctgtactGGCCGCCAGTTGCTCtactttataa
- the LOC119482075 gene encoding uncharacterized protein LOC119482075 isoform X3: MFEPQNTALKHQAAEGNNITVEWRFSARTDISVPSLKIHCVFVLGLKVFYHLDNSVNESLHEQFAGRTQCDKDALRTGRVRLHLSRVRTNDSGLYLCRMATGFGRKVKQFSLNITAAVDEPVTMTTKPVPAITIPVPPSRERICFYVVLGLAAAAAAAVLAASCSTL; the protein is encoded by the exons ATGTTTGAGCCTCAGAACACGGCTCTGAAGCATCAGGCAGCGGAGGGCAATAACATCACAGTTGAATGGAGATTCTCCGCCAGAACCGACATTTCCGTCCCCTCGCTTAAGatacactgtgtgtttgtgttggggCTGAAGGTTTTCTACCATCTGGACAACAGTGTCAACGAGTCTCTGCACGAGCAGTTTGCAGGACGGACGCAGTGTGACAAAGACGCTCTCAGAACGGGCCGTGTCCGGCTTCATCTGTCCAGAGTCAGGACTAATGACTCGGGGCTGTACCTCTGTAGGATGGCCACTGGATTTGGCAGGAAGGTTAAACAGTTCTCACTCAACATCACTG CAGCCGTTGACGAGCCCGTAACCATGACAACAAAACCAGTACCAGCGATAACAATACCAGTACCACCGAGCCGAGAGAGAATCTGCTTCTATGTTGTACTGggactggcagcagcagcagcagcagctgtactGGCCGCCAGTTGCTCtactttataa